A region of Salinibacter sp. 10B DNA encodes the following proteins:
- the tssJ gene encoding type VI secretion system lipoprotein TssJ: MRYFLIVLLAAACVCVGCSERLTVAMTGASAMNNGGNAAVVKVYQLKGNTNFKRVPVSAFWRDDRKALGGELLGSPRKVTLYPSDSTTIEFELVKKAQYIGVAANLRNPDREDWRSIHPLEGMGDRVSVTVEERRVAVNVEEIGFFGKALSLISEGK, translated from the coding sequence ATGAGATATTTCCTCATTGTTCTACTTGCAGCGGCGTGCGTTTGCGTCGGGTGTTCGGAGCGTCTAACCGTTGCTATGACCGGGGCGTCCGCCATGAATAATGGAGGCAACGCGGCGGTCGTGAAGGTCTATCAGCTCAAAGGAAACACCAACTTCAAGAGGGTGCCCGTCTCGGCCTTCTGGCGAGATGACAGGAAAGCCCTTGGGGGAGAACTTCTGGGCTCGCCCCGGAAAGTGACACTTTATCCCTCCGACTCCACGACGATAGAGTTTGAGCTCGTCAAGAAGGCGCAGTACATCGGGGTAGCTGCTAATCTCCGCAATCCCGATCGGGAGGATTGGCGATCGATTCATCCGCTGGAGGGAATGGGGGACCGCGTCTCAGTGACAGTGGAAGAGCGGCGCGTGGCGGTCAACGTGGAAGAAATTGGGTTCTTCGGTAAGGCGCTGAGTCTGATCTCGGAGGGAAAGTAG
- a CDS encoding FHA domain-containing protein: protein MALRLSVSMEEGEHVPSQEYVFRKDRISIGRGRKRHLMLPAPWVRSTHAIVDRAWGGYRLLVSGWDEITFLNGERIVDEQPCPLREGDVLRIGPFCIEVQFPDRQRKGNSKERKNENPFDESVDELLKALTSVSEAYVRTSALVRDDALKEALSSVPERILAHPGVQKTLEGLQEKRTPPNGNASSETTRPRSEEEHAPSIGHHTQAGNDVRVRSDVFRVLTEALATMLELPARFRYEFIGHPLTHPPRTRFLYEGSGLKIRQRLTDATMSVRERTRHLCYVEEAADAVARHHVAVIRGYKTSIMTGMKEVLQQIDPDVHEQPGGDGHPILDRLPMLSSARVLERVREACHDLLQDDWSVAEQQVFRPAFARAYLAHMTSPHTPNDGAGRLNAES from the coding sequence ATGGCTTTGCGGCTCTCTGTGTCTATGGAGGAAGGAGAGCACGTCCCTTCGCAGGAATATGTATTTCGGAAGGATCGAATTAGCATTGGCCGTGGACGGAAACGTCATCTCATGCTGCCAGCACCTTGGGTACGGTCCACGCATGCCATTGTGGATCGGGCGTGGGGAGGGTACCGGCTACTCGTGAGCGGATGGGATGAAATTACGTTCTTGAATGGCGAACGCATTGTAGACGAGCAGCCCTGTCCATTGCGGGAAGGAGATGTACTCCGTATTGGTCCTTTTTGCATTGAAGTCCAGTTTCCGGATCGTCAGAGAAAGGGAAATAGCAAAGAGCGAAAAAATGAGAACCCATTCGATGAATCCGTAGACGAGCTTCTCAAGGCCCTTACGTCCGTATCGGAAGCGTACGTACGGACGTCGGCTCTCGTGCGCGATGACGCTCTCAAGGAGGCCTTGAGTTCAGTCCCCGAAAGGATTCTCGCACATCCGGGGGTACAGAAAACGCTGGAGGGACTACAGGAAAAGAGGACGCCGCCTAATGGCAACGCATCGTCCGAGACAACGCGTCCTCGGTCGGAAGAAGAGCATGCTCCGTCCATCGGGCATCATACTCAGGCCGGAAACGACGTACGAGTACGGTCTGATGTGTTTAGGGTACTCACAGAGGCGCTGGCGACGATGTTGGAGCTCCCGGCCCGCTTTCGGTATGAGTTCATCGGTCATCCCCTCACGCATCCCCCGAGGACGAGATTTCTATACGAAGGAAGTGGCCTGAAAATCAGACAACGTCTGACGGATGCGACGATGTCGGTGCGCGAGCGAACCAGGCATTTGTGCTATGTGGAGGAGGCAGCCGACGCGGTCGCTCGTCATCACGTGGCCGTTATTCGAGGGTACAAGACAAGTATCATGACCGGGATGAAGGAGGTGCTTCAGCAAATCGATCCGGACGTGCATGAGCAGCCGGGGGGCGACGGACATCCGATTCTTGATCGTCTGCCCATGCTGTCCAGTGCCAGAGTTCTTGAGCGGGTACGCGAGGCCTGCCATGATCTATTGCAGGACGACTGGTCGGTGGCAGAGCAACAGGTATTCCGTCCTGCGTTCGCGAGGGCATATTTGGCACACATGACGTCCCCCCACACGCCGAATGATGGCGCAGGGCGACTCAATGCTGAATCTTGA